Proteins from a single region of Puntigrus tetrazona isolate hp1 chromosome 2, ASM1883169v1, whole genome shotgun sequence:
- the LOC122325453 gene encoding uncharacterized protein LOC122325453 produces the protein MMKAEGDSDCHDNCTAQTEIKVIIIGSKGEYKCIAANTILSHTKWKVGKEIVKSEMKQSTNQNRSVTLVMTPGWWKSFTLAESTKYIQMEIVHSLKLCPDPHAFLLVINLHETFTDMHLKSLVEHMEILGEQIWNHTIVLLMYINTKKRDVDNKQLIERAGTELNILIQKCGNRVQVFNYTDSKGINVEELFHEIERLIAGNKGQCLQINNKQFEDIEEKRNTVKKQAKERENEVKTKMQTLKELLTERSCGYPELRIVLMGGRFVGKTSVMDTILKIEQEFSNSKKCVMRDGEVDKRKVILIDTPGWWPYASVKETSESVKQEIKSSVSMCSPGPHAVLLVLQSGVAFTEAQRRSVKEHMELLGGNVWKYCIVVFSGGDWMGTSTIEEHIESEGEALQWLINKCGNRYHVLNYMEQDDREQVRELMEKVEMMARENKELLTPVEAGMEETDSGCGSNWSEQDKLERGSFNLDPPLMHADYVTKWLEKNETVSNYRTLSEI, from the exons ACTGTACAGctcaaacagaaataaaagtcaTTATAATAGGTAGCAAAGGAGAATACAAATGCATTGCAGCTAATACCATCCTTAGTCATACTAAATGGAAAGTGGGTAAAGAGATAGTCAAGAgtgaaatgaaacaaagtaCAAATCAGAACAGGTCTGTTACTTTGGTAATGACACCAGGATGGTGGAAGAGTTTCACACTGGCAGAGAGTACAAAGTATATACAGATGGAGATTGTGCACAGTTTAAAACTGTGTCCTGATCCACATGCCTTTCTTCTAGTCATCAATCTACATGAAACATTCACAGACATGCACCTAAAGAGTCTGGTGGAGCACATGGAGATTCTTGGTGAGCAGATCTGGAACCACACCATCGTTCTGCTCATGTATATTAACACAAAGAAGAGAGATGTAGATAACAAACAGCTGATTGAGAGAGCAGGGACAGAGCTTAATATTCTTATACAAAAGTGTGGGAACAGAGTTCAGGTTTTCAATTATACTGACAGCAAGGGAATAAATGTGGAAGAACTGTTTCATGAGATAGAGAGACTGATAGCAGGGAACAAAGGACAGTGCTTACAAATTAACAACAAACAGTTTGAAGAtatagaggaaaagagaaaCACTGTGAAGAAGCAAgcaaaggagagagagaacgaaGTAAAAACAAAGATGCAAACCTTAAAAGAACTTCTAACAG AGAGAAGTTGTGGTTATCCAGAGTTAAGGATTGTTCTGATGGGTGGCAGATTTGTTGGGAAGACCTCAGTGATGGACACCATCCTGAAAATCGAACAAGAGTTTAGCAACTCCAAAAAGTGTGTGATGAGGGATGGAGAGGTTGACAAgagaaaagtcattttaattgacACTCCTGGATGGTGGCCGTACGCGTCTGTAAAGGAGACTTCAGAGTCAGTCAAGCAGGAGATCAAGTCAAGTGTTAGTATGTGTTCACCAGGACCTCATGCAGTTTTGCTGGTTCTGCAGTCTGGTGTCGCCTTCACTGAAGCTCAAAGGAGGTCTGTCAAGGAGCACATGGAGCTCCTGGGTGGAAATGTCTGGAAGTACTGTATAGTGGTGTTCAGTGGGGGTGACTGGATGGGAACCTCCACTATTGAAGAACACATTGAGAGTGAAGGAGAAGCTCTGCAGTGGCTGATCAATAAATGTGGAAACAGGTATCACGTACTGAACTACATGGAGCAGGACGATAGAGAACAGGTGAGAGAGTTGATGGAGAAAGTGGAGATGATGgcaagagaaaacaaagagctCCTGACACCTGTAGAAGCAGGAATGGAGGAGACCGACAGCGGTTGTGGATCTAACTGGTCAGAGCAAGACAAGTTAGAGAGAGGAAGCTTTAATCTGGATCCACCTCTTA TGCATGCTGACTACGTCACAAAATGGCTTGAAAAAAACGAAACTGTGTCTAACTACAGGACCTTATCAGAAATTTAG